The genomic segment AGCGCTGACACATGATATAATACAGAATATACACTAAAGCTACACTTAGGTAAAGAGCACTAGGCCAGTAGTCTGATATGGACTGGGCAGTAAACCAGGTCATATGTGTTAATGTAGGAAGGCTGTGTTTTTGTTACATCACTTGAAAAGGATGTGGCGACAGTAACCCCATCACAATCCACAGCGGCTGGAACCACCGGCCACACCACCTCGACCTTCTCCTTTGGACGGACATCAGAGGTTGGTTTTCAGAGCGTACTGTCCAGAGTGTTGTAGTTGTCTTTGAAGTTCTTCAGCTCCAGGAAGTGTCTGGGCCTCTTGCTGCGCTGCTGCAGCGTAGATATGAGGTAGGTGGTCTGGGTcggggaggaggcggagctcgcCGGCTCCGTGCTGCTGGTCAGGTCTTTGGCTGCAGACTGATGGTGCTGGCTgggagtgctgctgctgctgtgagactTCACGCTGCAACAGGGAAGAGAGAAACAGCTTGTACCCAGTGTGTGATTAACATTCCACATTGGGATTAAATTAAGAGCAGAGCTGTGAGAGAGCGCTGCGGGCGGGAGGTTTGTGTTTACTCACGCAGACGCCAGTTCAGTTAGAGCTTCCCGGTATTTTAAGAACTCTGCCTCACCAAAAACCTGCAGACAAAGATGGGAGACAAAGAAAGCAAATCCAGAATGTGATACTCAAACGCCTTATTGACCCTTTAAAGACTTTCTTGCATCCTCCCATCTGTCAACGGCAAATTACAGTACACATCAGATTGGATTGGACTTGCAATTACAATCATATTGTGTAATTATTATGTGCTCGGCcacacatttgaaataattGATCTTTAttgtatgttatatatatatatgatactTAGCTCCAACAAGGAGGTTACGGTCTCAACCTGctcagtttgtttgtgtttttttttacatgtttgaagcaagattacgcaaaaacacTAGAAGGTTtgccatgaaacttggtggaaggatgcgataTGGGTCTGGGAACAACTCATTTAATTCTGGTGTGAATCTGGATCAAGCAGCGGATTCAGAAATCCTTGATCACTTTCTTAAAAACTGTGATTTCAACTGATTTTCCTGGGGAATAAttcatttaattgaaaaaattGGTATGTTTAGGGGAGTGAACCCGGTAAATGCTCTACTGTGGGCCATTCTACATCTTTAACTAAGTCTTTAGATGGTATTTATTAGTTATTAGTTTTGACACAGCACTGCATAGGTTTCATAACTGAACCTGtaatacacacactctcccatACTGACCTCAGCCCCATGTCTAGCTTTATTGTATCCATCCAGCACGGCGTCGATGAGGGAGCTCTGGCTGTCCCGGAACATGCAGTGGTTATTGCGTAGCTGCAGGATCCAGGTCCGAAATCGTTTCCCCGTCACAGCGGTGGACGTCCCACCCAGGTCGCGGAAAGGAAAATCTTTTGACAAGTAGCACAGGTAGAACTGTAACAGGGGGAGTGGGATTCAAGCGCTGTCATGGCAACGCAAAACCAAACAGTGACAGGAAAGCTTACCCGTGTCTCTGATGGCATCCAGCGCTCTCATCCTGTACAAGTAGTCATAGGAACCTGCAATACACACAGATTCTTCTATGCACTCGTATAAAATCATCAGGATAGTTTTAGGACTGgagtgtatgcatgtgtgtgcgtgtgtgcgtgtgttagtgtgtgtgtttgggtgtgtttgCTCATCTAACCATTCTGTTCTCTCTGCTTTATCCGGTCGTCATCTGGAGACAGCAGACGAGGCTCAAATTGGATTTTCTGAACCTGACTCAGTTTGGCTTCAATTTCTTGtttcagctcctgcagcacagacacaatgcttcagtaaacacacaagaaaaagtaaagtatcAAAATCTTAGTGAAACAGTGCACAGATGGTGAGGGTCTTACCTTTGGTGCATTATGGCCGAGGGGAACATGTGGTCCTCTCCGAGACTTCACGGCAAACCGCATAATTTGTCTTTTGACAAAGatgaacagcaaaacaaaaacctaTAGAGGATGAGTTaacattaacacaaaacaaatgaatgaatatatatacacttatttatttacttgtttatttattttaagataaCACAAGAAATGTGAAAGTTAGACTTATTGAATTAAAACCGGGTCTAATTTGAATCAATATCCAGAATAAAAATATAGGATTTTTGAGAATtatgtcaaattaaaatacatatagTTTGAAATGATGCACACCTTTTTGGAAACGTGGATCTTCTATAATGAAAACACTTTAACTTTAAGAATGAACAATGAAGAGCGTGACTTAACACTACAGTACTTCTCATGTTCATACCAGGCAAAATTCCGATTGTGCAATACTTGAAAACACAGCAACGCAGAAGCTGCACTGATTATTGTTGGAGAGAATCAAACAGGAAACTTTGATCTGAACCAAAACGTGTCTGACAAAATGTAAGGTGTGTGTAGCCATGGTGGGGGAGTGATCAGCGGTTTGGTTTGATAAAACTCAGTGTCGTAATAAGGTTGGACGATTGGGCTAAAACATTATTATAACTATTtcagtattatttattttttagtttaAAGACtgatgtggttttaaactcttctttatgcgCAGAGAatcacaaacacttgataaatggcaaaaaaaattataaatctcAGGTCGATCAGTCGCTGTGTTTTCACAATGGACGACGTACAttgctattttttattttgtatgattATTATTGACATTGTTTTTATCACA from the Limanda limanda chromosome 11, fLimLim1.1, whole genome shotgun sequence genome contains:
- the c11h1orf43 gene encoding protein C1orf43 homolog yields the protein MKNDSLLSSVNVVLVMAYGSLVFVLLFIFVKRQIMRFAVKSRRGPHVPLGHNAPKELKQEIEAKLSQVQKIQFEPRLLSPDDDRIKQREQNGSYDYLYRMRALDAIRDTDFPFRDLGGTSTAVTGKRFRTWILQLRNNHCMFRDSQSSLIDAVLDGYNKARHGAEVFGEAEFLKYREALTELASAVKSHSSSSTPSQHHQSAAKDLTSSTEPASSASSPTQTTYLISTLQQRSKRPRHFLELKNFKDNYNTLDSTL